A DNA window from Hevea brasiliensis isolate MT/VB/25A 57/8 chromosome 2, ASM3005281v1, whole genome shotgun sequence contains the following coding sequences:
- the LOC110670556 gene encoding probable methyltransferase PMT15 has translation MAIPTSFLTLKTKKANLYRLTLTTILCTVFYFIGFYQNSRGNIPLVNPSSSTSIFSCAPPIRNATLDFLPHHYAPDPPLTWARVSYLPPCDPKYSEYTPCEDVHRSLKFDRGRLIYRERHCPEKNELLRCRVPAPFGYRVPFRWPMSREFAWYANVPHKELTVEKKNQNWVRFEGDRFRFPGGGTMFPRGADAYIDDIGKLINLKDGSIRTAIDTGCGVASFGAYLLSRNIVTMSFAPRDTHEAQVQFALERGVPALIGVFASIRLPYPSRAFDMAHCSRCLIPWGRYDGQYLIEVDRVLRPGGYWVLSGPPVNWEKHWKGWSRSPEDLKAEESSIEKVAKSLCWKKLMQKDDLSIWQKPTNHIHCIAKRKVYKQPLFCQSQDPDKAWYTKMETCLTPLPEVSDIREIAGGQLAKWPERLTAIPPRISSGSVNGITPEIFTENTEIWEKRVAHYKEVDHQLAELGRYRNMLDMNAYLGGFAAALVDDPVWVMNVVPVEADVNTLGVIYERGLIGTYQNWCEAMSTYPRTYDLIHADSVFSLYKDRCEMEDILLEMDRILRPEGSVIIRDDVDILLKVKSIVNGMQWDVIIAENERSAHAREKVLFAVKQYWTAPDPNQNQQESKTAS, from the exons ATGGCAATTCCGACATCGTTTCTCACTTTAAAAACAAAGAAAGCCAACCTCTATAGACTTACACTCACCACAATCCTATGCACTGTCTTTTACTTCATAGGTTTCTACCAAAATTCCCGTGGCAATATCCCTCTCGTCAATCCATCTTCCTCCACCTCCATATTCTCCTGCGCTCCACCAATTCGTAACGCCACCCTCGACTTCTTACCTCACCACTACGCCCCTGACCCTCCGCTCACGTGGGCGCGTGTATCTTACCTCCCTCCATGCGACCCCAAATACTCTGAGTACACCCCATGCGAGGACGTTCATCGTTCCCTGAAATTTGACAGGGGCAGATTGATATACAGAGAGAGACACTGCCCAGAAAAGAACGAGCTTTTAAGGTGTCGTGTGCCTGCTCCGTTTGGCTACAGGGTGCCGTTTAGATGGCCGATGAGTAGAGAATTTGCTTGGTATGCTAATGTTCCTCATAAGGAATTGACGGTGGAGAAGAAGAATCAGAACTGGGTTCGGTTCGAGGGGGACCGGTTCAGGTTCCCTGGTGGCGGAACAATGTTTCCTCGCGGGGCTGATGCGTATATTGACGATATTGGCAAGTTGATCAATCTAAAAGATGGGTCAATAAGGACCGCCATTGATACTGGTTGCGGG GTTGCAAGCTTTGGAGCTTACCTTCTTTCAAGGAATATTGTGACAATGTCATTTGCTCCGAGAGACACCCATGAAGCTCAGGTCCAATTTGCTCTGGAACGTGGAGTTCCTGCTTTGATTGGAGTTTTCGCTTCGATTAGGCTACCTTACCCTTCAAGAGCTTTTGACATGGCTCATTGCTCTCGTTGCCTCATTCCTTGGGGCCGATATG ATGGACAGTACTTAATTGAAGTTGATCGAGTTCTTCGTCCAGGTGGGTACTGGGTTCTCTCTGGGCCACCGGTTAACTGGGAAAAACATTGGAAAGGCTGGAGTAGATCGCCTGAAGATCTTAAAGCAGAGGAGTCTTCGATTGAGAAAGTAGCCAAAAGTTTATGCTGGAAAAAATTGATGCAAAAGGATGACCTTTCTATTTGGCAAAAACCCACCAATCACATCCATTGTATAGCCAAACGGAAGGTGTACAAGCAGCCTCTCTTTTGCCAGTCACAAGATCCTGACAAGGCATG GTACACCAAAATGGAGACCTGTTTAACTCCACTGCCAGAGGTATCGGACATAAGAGAGATAGCAGGTGGGCAACTAGCAAAATGGCCGGAGAGATTGACCGCAATCCCTCCAAGGATTAGCAGTGGAAGTGTGAATGGAATTACTCCAGAAATTTTCACTGAAAATACAGAGATATGGGAGAAAAGAGTAGCACATTACAAGGAAGTTGACCATCAGCTAGCAGAGCTGGGGCGGTATCGTAACATGCTTGATATGAATGCTTACTTGGGAGGTTTTGCAGCTGCACTAGTGGATGATCCTGTGTGGGTTATGAACGTTGTCCCAGTGGAAGCGGATGTCAATACTTTAGGGGTCATCTATGAACGTGGGTTGATTGGAACCTATCAAAATTG GTGTGAAGCCATGTCAACTTATCCAAGGACTTATGACTTGATTCATGCTGATTCAGTTTTCAGCCTTTATAAGGACAG ATGTGAAATGGAAGATATTCTGTTGGAAATGGATAGGATTTTAAGGCCAGAAGGTAGTGTAATAATTCGAGATGATGTAGATATCTTGCTAAAAGTCAAGAGCATCGTAAATGGGATGCAATGGGATGTCATAATTGCAGAAAATGAAAGGAGTGCTCATGCGAGGGAGAAGGTTCTTTTTGCAGTTAAGCAGTATTGGACAGCGCCAGACCCTAACCAAAATCAACAAGAATCTAAAACAGCTTCATAG
- the LOC110670560 gene encoding F-box protein PP2-A13-like → MGANESRSSSDTNGEGPSSMPRLGDIPESCMASILMHLDPLEICKLARLNRAFHAASSADFIWELKLPSNYRFILDKVFDGNKTMADLGKKDLYSKLCKPSPFDGGTKEMWLDKDTGGVCLSISSEALTITGIDDRRYWNHIFTYESRFQKVAYLQQIWWLEVDGEFEFQFPAGTYSLFFRLQLGKSTKRMGRRVCNTEHIHGWDVKPVRFELTTSDGQHVVSQCLLDNPGNWVHYHVGDFVVKHPNELTNIKFSLTQIDCTHTKGGLCLDAVFIYPSSFGNEICRPFRS, encoded by the exons ATGGGTGCCAATGAATCTCGTTCTTCGTCTGACACAAATGGTGAGGGTCCTTCATCCATGCCCAGACTCGGTGACATACCAGAGAGCTGCATGGCGTCGATTCTAATGCACTTGGACCCGCTTGAGATCTGCAAATTGGCTCGATTGAACCGGGCCTTTCACGCTGCTTCTTCCGCTGATTTTATTTGGGAATTGAAGTTGCCTTCAAATTATCGGTTTATATTGGACAAAGTGTTTGATGGTAACAAAACTATGGCAGATTTAGGGAAGAAAGATCTTTATTCCAAGCTATGCAAGCCTAGCCCATTTGATGGTGGCACAAAA GAAATGTGGCTGGATAAGGATACTGGTGGAGTTTGCTTATCCATTTCTTCCGAGGCTCTAACTATTACTGGGATTGATGACCGGAGATACTGGAACCACATTTTTACGTATGAATCAAG ATTTCAGAAAGTTGCATATCTTCAGCAGATTTGGTGGCTTGAAGTAGATGGAGAGTTTGAGTTTCAATTTCCAGCGGGAACATATAGCCTATTCTTCAGACTGCAGCTTGGCAAGTCCACAAAGAGAATGGGTCGCAGGGTTTGTAACACGGAGCACATCCATGGTTGGGATGTAAAACCTGTGAGGTTTGAGCTAACAACTTCGGATGGTCAACATGTTGTGTCCCAATGCCTCCTGGACAATCCTGGGAACTGGGTTCACTACCATGTGGGAGATTTTGTAGTGAAGCATCCGAATGAATTGACCAACATCAAATTTTCATTGACACAGATTGACTGCACTCACACTAAAGGAGGGCTCTGTTTAGATGCTGTTTTTATATACCCCAGTAgctttggcaatgagatatgcaGACCGTTCAGGTCGTGA
- the LOC110669527 gene encoding peroxisomal membrane protein 11C gives MSSLDATRAELGLLVLYLNKAEARDKICRAIQYGSKFLSNGQPGTAQNVDKSTSLARKVFRLLKFVNDLHALISLVPQGTPLPLILLGKSKNALLSTFLFLDQIVWLGRTGIYKNKERAELIGRISLYCWMGSSVCTTLVEIGEIGRLSASVKKLEKELKNSDKYQNEQYRAKLQKSNERSLALVKAAMDIVVAVGLLQLAPKKVTPRVTGAFGFVSSLISCYQLLPSQPKAKTA, from the exons ATGAGTTCACTGGATGCAACTAGAGCAGAACTTGGTTTATTAGTTTTGTATCTGAACAAGGCAGAAGCCAGAGACAAGATCTGCAGGGCAATTCAATATGGTTCAAAATTCTTGAGTAATGGACAGCCTGGTACAGCCCAGAATGTGGACAAATCAACCAGCTTGGCCCGGAAAGTTTTCCGACTTCTTAAG TTTGTCAATGATCTGCATGCTCTTATTAGCCTTGTCCCTCAAGGAACTCCCCTTCCTCTTATTTTGTTGGGAAAG TCAAAAAATGCATTGTTGTCAACTTTCTTATTTCTCGATCAAATTGTCTGGCTTGGTAGAACCGGCAtctataag AACAAAGAACGAGCTGAGCTAATTGGCCGGATATCTCTTTACTGTTGGATGGGATCCTCAGTCTGTACCACTTTGGTGGAG ATTGGAGAGATTGGAAGGCTTTCTGCATCAGTGAAGAAGCTAGAGAAGGAGCTCAAGAACAGTGATAAATATCAA AATGAACAATACCGGGCTAAACTTCAAAAATCAAATGAAAGATCACTGGCCTTGGTTAAGGCAGCCATGGATATTGTAGTTGCAGTTGGGCTACTTCAATTGGCACCGAAGAAAGTTACCCCTCGTGTAACAGGAGCTTTTGGATTTGTTAGctctttaatttcttgctatcag TTACTTCCATCACAACCAAAAGCCAAGACCGCATGA
- the LOC110652128 gene encoding vacuolar protein 8, with product MVEDKGKEVIQDIQSVEDWLSHAQELVPLALDKAKAVKGFPGRWKMIISKLEQIPSHLSDLSSHPCFSKNALCKEQLQAVSKTLKEAIELSDLCNSEKYEGKLRMQSDLDSLSGKLDLNLRDCGLLIKTGVLGEVTLPSAVAGSSTEPEAAVHSNIRELLARLQIGHLEAKHKALDSLAEVMKEDDKTVLAVLGRSNIAALVQLLTATSPRIREKTVTVICSLAESGICENWLVSEGVLAPLIRLVESGSTVGREKATISLQRLSMTTETARSIVGHGGVRPLIEICRTGDSVSQAAAACTLKNISVVPEVRQNLAEEGIVKVMINLLDCGILLGSKEYAAECLQNLTASNNNLRRIVISEGGIRRLLAYLDGPLPQESAVAALRNLVTSVSVEMLVSLGFLPRLVHVLKSGSLGAQQAAASAICRVCSSTEMKKLVGEAGCIPLFIKLLEAKSNSVREVSAQAIASLVNLSQNCREVKKIDKSVPNLVQLLDPSPQNTAKKYAVSCLASLSSSKKCKKLMISYGAIGYLKKLTEMDIPGAKKLLERLERGKLRSLFSRK from the coding sequence ATGGTGGAAGATAAAGGAAAAGAAGTAATACAAGATATTCAGTCAGTCGAAGACTGGTTATCACATGCGCAAGAGCTTGTTCCCTTGGCACTTGATAAGGCCAAAGCTGTGAAGGGGTTCCCAGGTAGATGGAAGATGATAATTTCCAAGTTGGAGCAGATCCCCTCGCATTTATCGGACTTATCGAGCCACCCTTGCTTCTCCAAGAATGCACTTTGCAAGGAGCAATTGCAGGCTGTGTCAAAGACATTGAAAGAAGCAATTGAATTGTCAGATTTATGTAACAGTGAGAAATACGAGGGTAAACTTAGGATGCAGAGTGATCTTGATTCTTTATCCGGGAAATTGGATTTGAATTTGCGAGATTGTGGGCTTCTGATTAAGACTGGGGTGCTTGGTGAAGTTACTTTGCCTTCTGCTGTGGCCGGTTCATCAACAGAACCTGAGGCTGCCGTTCATAGCAATATAAGGGAATTGCTTGCTCGGCTTCAGATCGGGCACTTGGAAGCAAAGCACAAAGCTCTTGACAGCCTTGCTGAGGTCATGAAAGAGGATGACAAGACCGTTTTGGCTGTTCTGGGCCGGAGTAATATTGCTGCTCTGGTCCAGCTATTAACAGCAACCTCTCCTCGTATTCGGGAAAAGACTGTTACTGTAATCTGTTCGCTTGCAGAATCTGGGATTTGTGAGAATTGGCTTGTTTCTGAAGGTGTTTTGGCGCCTCTAATAAGGCTTGTCGAGTCCGGTAGCACAGTGGGCAGAGAGAAGGCTACGATCTCGCTCCAGAGATTGTCAATGACAACAGAAACAGCTAGGTCAATTGTTGGACATGGTGGAGTTCGACCATTGATTGAAATTTGTAGAACTGGCGATTCAGTATCACAGGCTGCAGCTGCTTGTACTTTGAAGAACATATCAGTTGTACCAGAGGTTAGACAAAATCTAGCTGAAGAAGGGATTGTGAAAGTCATGATCAATCTCCTTGATTGTGGAATTCTACTAGGATCTAAAGAATATGCGGCAGAATGCTTGCAAAATCTCACTGCCAGCAATAACAATCTAAGGAGAATTGTCATTTCAGAAGGTGGAATCCGAAGGCTATTGGCATATCTAGATGGTCCATTGCCCCAAGAATCTGCAGTTGCAGCATTAAGGAATTTGGTAACCTCAGTGTCTGTGGAAATGTTGGTTTCTCTTGGTTTCCTCCCTCGCTTGGTTCATGTCCTTAAATCTGGATCGTTGGGTGCACAACAAGCCGCTGCATCTGCAATTTGTCGGGTTTGCAGCTCAACGGAGATGAAAAAATTGGTGGGCGAAGCTGGATGCATTCCTCTGTTCATCAAATTGCTCGAGGCTAAATCAAACAGTGTTAGGGAGGTTTCTGCACAAGCAATTGCAAGTTTGGTAAACCTTTCACAGAATTGCAGAGAAGTTAAAAAGATTGATAAAAGTGTGCCAAATCTGGTGCAATTGCTTGACCCAAGTCCACAAAACACTGCAAAGAAGTACGCTGTGTCCTGCCTAGCATCTCTTTCTTCAAGCAAGAAATGTAAAAAGCTTATGATTTCCTACGGTGCAATTGGTTACCTCAAGAAGCTCACTGAGATGGACATCCCAGGGGCTAAGAAGCTGCTCGAGCGATTAGAAAGAGGGAAATTAAGAAGTTTGTTCAGCAGAAAATAG